The following are from one region of the Lacinutrix sp. Bg11-31 genome:
- the ilvD gene encoding dihydroxy-acid dehydratase, with protein MSKLNKHSSRLTQDQSQPASQAMLYAVGLTDEDMQKAQIGIASTGYDGNPCNMHLNGLAGEVKIECKIAGLVGLGFNTIGVSDGISMGTSGMNYSLASRDIIADSIETVMNAQSYDALISVVGCDKNMPGAVIAMLRLNRPSIMMYGGTIASGNYKGKKLNIVSAFEALGQKVAGEIEEEEYREIIKRAIPGAGACGGMYTANTMASAIECMGFALPYNSSIPAENPNKLSESERTAIAIKNLLELDLKPLDIISKKALENAIALVNALGGSTNAVLHFLAIAHAADIEFTLEDFQKVSDRTPLIADLKPSGKYLMEDVHSVGGTPAIMKYLLDNGYLHGDCLTVTGKTLAENLADVEAMEFEDQDVIYPKDKALKTSGNIQIMYGNLAEEGAVAKISGNEGLLFEGKAVVYDGEQAANTGISNGEVERGDVVVIRYVGPKGGPGMPEMLKPTSLIMGAGLGKSVALITDGRFSGGTHGFVVGHITPEAQSGGAIGILKTGDKIRISAEDNSINVLISEEELAERKAKWVAPPLKHNKGILYKYAKMVASASKGCITDE; from the coding sequence ATGAGTAAATTAAATAAACACAGTAGCAGATTAACACAAGACCAATCTCAACCAGCATCACAAGCAATGCTATATGCAGTGGGTTTGACGGATGAAGACATGCAGAAAGCGCAAATTGGTATTGCAAGTACAGGTTACGATGGTAATCCTTGTAATATGCATTTAAATGGATTGGCTGGAGAGGTGAAAATAGAATGTAAAATTGCTGGCTTAGTCGGTTTAGGATTTAACACTATTGGTGTTTCAGACGGTATTTCTATGGGTACCTCTGGTATGAATTATTCATTAGCGTCAAGGGATATAATCGCAGATTCTATTGAAACTGTTATGAATGCGCAAAGTTACGATGCATTAATATCTGTTGTAGGTTGTGATAAGAATATGCCAGGAGCAGTTATTGCCATGTTGCGTTTAAATCGTCCATCAATTATGATGTATGGTGGTACCATTGCTTCTGGAAATTATAAAGGTAAAAAACTAAATATAGTATCAGCATTTGAGGCTTTAGGTCAAAAGGTAGCTGGAGAAATTGAAGAAGAAGAATATAGAGAAATCATAAAAAGAGCCATTCCAGGAGCAGGAGCTTGTGGTGGTATGTATACCGCTAACACTATGGCTTCTGCGATAGAATGTATGGGTTTTGCTTTACCTTATAACTCTTCTATTCCAGCTGAAAACCCTAATAAACTATCAGAATCAGAAAGAACTGCAATTGCAATTAAAAACTTATTGGAATTAGATTTAAAACCACTAGATATTATTTCTAAAAAAGCTTTAGAAAATGCAATTGCTTTAGTAAATGCATTAGGTGGTTCTACTAATGCAGTATTACACTTTTTAGCTATTGCACATGCGGCAGATATCGAATTTACTTTAGAAGATTTTCAAAAAGTAAGCGATAGGACACCTTTAATTGCAGACTTAAAGCCATCAGGAAAATACTTAATGGAAGATGTTCATAGTGTTGGAGGTACTCCAGCAATAATGAAATATTTATTAGATAATGGTTATTTACATGGTGATTGTCTAACTGTTACAGGAAAAACATTAGCAGAGAATTTGGCAGATGTTGAAGCAATGGAGTTTGAAGATCAAGATGTTATTTATCCAAAAGATAAAGCGTTAAAAACATCAGGAAATATTCAAATTATGTATGGAAATCTTGCAGAAGAAGGTGCTGTAGCAAAAATTTCCGGAAATGAAGGATTGCTTTTTGAAGGAAAAGCAGTGGTTTATGATGGAGAACAAGCAGCAAATACAGGTATTTCTAATGGAGAAGTAGAGCGTGGTGATGTTGTTGTAATTAGATATGTAGGTCCAAAAGGAGGTCCGGGAATGCCAGAAATGTTAAAGCCAACGTCTCTAATTATGGGAGCCGGATTAGGTAAATCTGTAGCTTTAATAACTGATGGTCGTTTTTCTGGAGGAACTCACGGATTTGTGGTTGGACACATAACACCAGAAGCACAATCTGGAGGCGCTATTGGGATATTAAAAACTGGTGATAAAATTAGAATTAGTGCAGAAGATAACTCAATAAACGTTTTAATTTCTGAAGAAGAATTAGCAGAAAGAAAAGCAAAATGGGTTGCTCCGCCATTAAAACATAACAAAGGGATTTTATATAAATACGCAAAAATGGTAGCGTCTGCATCTAAAGGATGTATTACCGACGAATAA
- a CDS encoding nucleoside deaminase has product MSNKDQFMKEAVNAALKGMNNNEGGPFGCVVVKDGKIVGRGNNKVTSTNDPTAHAEVTAIRDACKNLDSFQLDGCEIYTSCEPCPMCLGAIYWARPDKVYYGSNQVDAANIGFDDEFIYKEIPLPYSERSIPFEQLAREIALEPFQEWTKKIDKTEY; this is encoded by the coding sequence ATGAGTAATAAAGATCAATTTATGAAAGAAGCTGTCAACGCAGCTCTAAAAGGAATGAATAACAACGAAGGTGGACCATTTGGCTGCGTCGTTGTTAAAGACGGAAAAATTGTAGGACGCGGAAACAATAAAGTAACCTCTACTAACGACCCAACAGCCCACGCAGAAGTTACTGCTATTAGAGATGCTTGCAAAAACTTAGATTCGTTTCAATTAGATGGATGTGAAATTTACACTTCTTGCGAGCCTTGCCCAATGTGTTTAGGTGCTATTTATTGGGCACGACCAGACAAAGTCTATTATGGTAGTAATCAAGTTGATGCTGCTAATATTGGTTTTGACGATGAGTTTATTTACAAAGAAATTCCGTTGCCATATTCAGAACGAAGCATACCGTTTGAGCAATTAGCACGTGAAATTGCTTTAGAACCTTTTCAAGAATGGACTAAGAAAATTGATAAGACAGAGTATTAA
- the ilvN gene encoding acetolactate synthase small subunit: protein MNENNLYTVSIYTENNIGLLNRISAIFQRRHINIESINSSVSEIENVTKWTMVVGLSEDQMKKIIGQIEKQVEVIKAYYHTEDETIYQESCIFKMKSDLLFDERQIQNIIKESNSRIVTVNKAFFVIEKSGRKEEIDLLHRELTVFGILQFTRSGRIAVTKEPMEISKMLVAFNQ, encoded by the coding sequence ATGAATGAAAATAATTTATACACCGTTTCCATTTATACCGAAAATAATATCGGGTTATTAAATAGGATTTCAGCTATTTTTCAAAGAAGACATATTAATATTGAAAGTATTAATTCTTCAGTTTCAGAAATTGAAAATGTTACTAAATGGACTATGGTAGTTGGGCTTTCTGAAGATCAAATGAAAAAAATTATTGGTCAAATAGAGAAACAAGTCGAAGTTATTAAAGCGTACTATCATACAGAAGACGAAACAATTTATCAAGAATCATGCATCTTTAAAATGAAATCTGATTTATTGTTTGATGAACGCCAAATTCAGAATATAATTAAAGAGAGTAATTCCAGAATTGTTACAGTTAACAAAGCCTTTTTTGTTATTGAAAAGTCTGGTAGAAAAGAAGAAATAGATTTATTACATAGAGAATTAACGGTTTTTGGGATCCTTCAATTTACACGTTCAGGACGTATTGCTGTGACTAAAGAACCAATGGAAATATCAAAAATGCTTGTAGCATTTAATCAATAA
- the ilvB gene encoding biosynthetic-type acetolactate synthase large subunit, with translation MDTKAIKKEANNTQTTERISGSEAVIKCLLAEGVDILYGYPGGAIMPVYDELYKYQDKIHHVLTRHEQGATHSAQGYARISGKVGVCIATSGPGATNLITGIADAQIDSTPMVCITGQVASHLLGSDAFQETDIVGISTPVTKWNCQVTKASQIPEAMAKAFYIARSGRPGPVLIDITKDAQFEEFDFKYEKCKGIRSYIPIPKIDTDSIQAAAKIINEAKKPMIVWGQGVSLGEAEAQFKAVVEKAGIPSAWTILGAGAIPTSHPLNIGMVGMHGNYAPNVLTNDCDVLIAIGMRFDDRVTGSLSTYAKQAKVIHFEIDPAEIDKNVKTEVAVLGDAKESLAALLPLLEEKTHPEWHQKFKDLYAIEYEKVIKDDLYPTKEGLTMAEVLKEINIQTKGDAAIVSDVGQHQMIACRYANFNKTRSNITSGGLGTMGFGLPAAIGAKMAAPEREVISISGDGGYQMTIQELGTIFQQKVPVKIVVLNNEFLGMVRQWQEMFFDRRYASTEMTNPDFVAIAKGYYIDAQKVTKREELKDAVAKMINTDGPYFLEVCVEKEGKVFPMIPTGASVSDIRLE, from the coding sequence ATGGATACAAAAGCAATAAAAAAAGAAGCAAACAACACGCAAACTACAGAGCGTATTTCTGGTAGTGAAGCAGTCATAAAATGTTTATTAGCAGAAGGAGTAGATATCCTTTATGGTTATCCAGGAGGAGCTATAATGCCTGTTTATGATGAGCTTTATAAATATCAAGATAAAATTCATCACGTATTAACACGTCATGAACAAGGCGCAACACATTCTGCACAAGGTTATGCTCGTATTTCTGGAAAAGTTGGAGTTTGCATTGCAACCTCAGGACCTGGAGCTACTAATTTAATAACTGGTATTGCAGATGCGCAGATAGACAGCACGCCAATGGTTTGCATAACAGGACAAGTGGCTTCGCATTTATTAGGAAGTGATGCTTTTCAAGAAACTGATATTGTTGGTATTTCTACTCCAGTTACAAAATGGAATTGTCAGGTTACTAAAGCATCGCAGATTCCGGAAGCAATGGCGAAAGCCTTTTACATCGCTAGAAGCGGACGTCCAGGACCAGTTTTAATAGACATTACAAAGGATGCTCAGTTTGAAGAATTCGATTTTAAATACGAAAAATGTAAAGGCATAAGGAGTTATATTCCTATTCCAAAAATAGATACGGATTCAATTCAAGCTGCTGCAAAAATAATTAATGAAGCAAAAAAACCAATGATAGTTTGGGGACAAGGTGTTTCTTTAGGTGAGGCAGAAGCGCAATTTAAAGCAGTAGTTGAAAAAGCAGGAATCCCTTCGGCTTGGACTATTTTAGGTGCAGGAGCAATTCCAACGTCGCATCCTTTAAATATTGGTATGGTTGGTATGCATGGTAATTATGCGCCAAATGTTTTAACTAACGACTGTGATGTTCTAATTGCAATAGGAATGCGTTTTGACGATCGTGTAACAGGAAGTTTATCGACATATGCAAAGCAAGCAAAAGTGATTCATTTTGAAATTGATCCAGCCGAAATAGATAAAAATGTAAAAACAGAAGTAGCAGTTTTAGGGGATGCAAAAGAAAGTTTAGCTGCCTTATTGCCGCTTTTAGAAGAAAAAACACATCCAGAATGGCATCAAAAATTCAAAGATTTATATGCTATTGAATATGAAAAAGTTATAAAAGACGATTTGTATCCTACCAAAGAAGGATTAACAATGGCTGAGGTTTTAAAAGAAATTAATATACAAACAAAAGGAGATGCAGCAATTGTTAGCGATGTTGGGCAGCACCAAATGATAGCTTGTCGTTATGCAAATTTCAACAAAACTAGAAGCAATATTACATCTGGAGGTTTAGGGACAATGGGCTTTGGTCTTCCTGCTGCAATTGGAGCAAAAATGGCAGCACCAGAACGTGAGGTGATTTCTATCTCTGGAGATGGTGGCTATCAAATGACTATTCAGGAATTGGGCACTATTTTCCAACAAAAAGTACCTGTTAAAATTGTTGTTTTAAACAACGAGTTTTTAGGAATGGTAAGGCAATGGCAAGAAATGTTTTTTGATAGACGTTATGCATCTACAGAAATGACAAATCCAGACTTTGTCGCTATTGCAAAAGGCTATTACATAGATGCGCAAAAAGTAACAAAAAGAGAAGAGCTTAAAGACGCAGTTGCTAAAATGATAAACACAGATGGACCTTATTTTTTAGAGGTTTGTGTAGAAAAAGAAGGGAAAGTTTTTCCAATGATACCAACAGGAGCGTCAGTTTCAGATATAAGATTAGAATAA
- a CDS encoding FAD binding domain-containing protein produces the protein MITFILNNKTIKTSEHSGTTLLDFVRYQQRLTGTKIGCREGDCGACTLLVGTLNGDTMEYQSITSCISPLGNAHGKHIVTVEGTNLKGKLTATQEAMKANYATQCGFCTPGFVVALTGFALSNSENNYSNAIDAISGNICRCTGYKAIEKAAHQVVKKLDNQEKNSFEWLIENEFIPNYFESIPQRLKDIEAKELNQPKGKYVSGGTDLYVQQADNLTDNTVHLIADKTYLKGIIIENGICTIGTNTTVSDLWNHKKLNSVLPNLRRHLKLVSSEQIRNMASLGGNLVNASPIGDMTILFLALNSEVTVINSEEKERAILLKNFYQGYKTYDLKDGELLKTIRFKLPAKHSFFNFEKVCKRTHLDIASVNSAIHISLENETITEAHVSIGGVAAIPKYLHDTSAFLTGKLLTTETILEANAMLQKEIAPISDVRGTSDYKRLLARQLFFAHFTELFPNSFTLKDFVQHA, from the coding sequence ATGATTACCTTCATCCTAAATAACAAAACCATTAAAACGTCGGAGCATTCCGGAACCACTTTATTGGATTTTGTACGCTACCAACAACGCTTAACAGGAACCAAAATTGGTTGTCGAGAAGGCGATTGTGGTGCTTGTACACTTTTGGTCGGCACACTTAATGGAGATACTATGGAATACCAAAGTATCACCTCGTGTATTTCTCCTTTAGGAAATGCGCATGGCAAACACATTGTAACGGTTGAAGGCACAAATTTAAAAGGCAAACTAACCGCAACTCAAGAAGCCATGAAAGCAAATTACGCCACACAATGCGGATTTTGCACACCAGGTTTTGTGGTTGCACTTACGGGTTTTGCGTTGTCGAATTCTGAAAACAATTACAGCAATGCAATAGATGCTATTAGTGGAAACATTTGCAGATGTACTGGCTACAAAGCAATTGAAAAAGCAGCGCATCAAGTCGTTAAAAAACTAGATAATCAAGAAAAAAATTCGTTTGAATGGTTAATTGAAAATGAATTTATTCCTAACTATTTTGAAAGCATTCCACAACGCTTAAAAGACATTGAAGCCAAAGAACTAAATCAACCTAAGGGAAAATATGTTTCTGGAGGAACCGATTTATACGTACAACAAGCAGATAACTTAACGGATAACACTGTACATCTTATTGCTGATAAAACGTATTTAAAGGGTATTATTATTGAAAATGGCATTTGCACGATTGGCACAAATACTACGGTTTCCGATTTATGGAATCATAAAAAATTAAACAGCGTTTTACCAAACTTAAGAAGACATTTAAAACTGGTCTCTTCAGAACAAATTAGAAACATGGCATCCTTAGGAGGCAACCTTGTTAATGCATCTCCAATTGGTGACATGACCATTCTCTTTTTAGCTCTTAATAGTGAAGTTACAGTAATAAATTCTGAAGAAAAAGAACGCGCAATTCTCCTTAAAAACTTTTATCAAGGTTACAAAACATACGACTTAAAAGATGGCGAATTATTAAAAACGATTCGTTTTAAATTACCAGCAAAGCATTCTTTTTTCAATTTTGAAAAAGTGTGCAAACGAACACATTTAGATATTGCAAGTGTAAATTCTGCTATACATATTTCATTAGAAAACGAGACTATTACAGAAGCTCATGTATCTATTGGAGGAGTTGCTGCAATCCCAAAATATTTACATGACACTTCAGCTTTCTTAACAGGAAAATTATTGACAACGGAAACTATATTAGAAGCTAACGCAATGCTTCAAAAGGAAATTGCTCCTATTAGTGATGTTCGTGGTACTAGCGACTACAAGCGCTTACTAGCAAGACAATTATTTTTTGCACATTTCACGGAGTTATTCCCAAATAGTTTCACCTTAAAAGATTTTGTTCAGCATGCATAA